Part of the Verrucomicrobiota bacterium genome is shown below.
CGTTCCGGCCCGGTCGGCGGAGCGGATTCCCAAACAACATTTAAGGCGCGCAATTCCTGATTCAGCTCCTCGCGCTTTGCGTTGATCTTCTGTTGCAGTCCGGTCAACGTATCCGTCCATGCCATGCCGCGCTCAAACATCTGCACCTTGAGCATGGGCGAAGTCACCTTGCCGCGCTCCGCGATAAAGGTGTCCACATCCCGGCAAAGCTGTCCCACTTCCATGAATAGCTCCATGGTGCCCGGCGGGATGCGCTGGATATCGGCGGGTTTGGCTCCCAGTTCCAATTCCAATAAATGCAGCAGGCGATCCCGCGGTTCTTTCAAGCAGTTGAGCGCTGCGTTAAGCTCGGCGTACCGTTGGTTAGCCTGGAGCTTTTCCACCTCGGATGCACCGTGGGTGCGATCCGGGTGCAGACTGGTGAACAACTCCATGAACCGACTTTTCAGCGCGTCGCCATCCACAAACGGACGCGGTGCCTCGCCCAATAAGGTGAAATAGTTTGTCATCGTGAATTTCGCGGCTCAGCCGGTCGGAAAAATATCATTCCTAATGGTTTTCAGACGGTGTGTTTTACGCGTAGGCCAGTTAGGCGCTAAAGCTCTCGCCGCAGGAACAACTGGTGGCGGCGTTGGGGTTTTTGACTTTGAATCCGCCGCCTTGAAGCGCGTCCACAAAATCCAATTCACTGCCGGTGACATACAGTGCGCTCTTAGGATCCACCACCACCTTGATGCCGCCGGATTCCACCAGGATGTCCCGATTGGCCGGACTATCCTGCAAATCCATCTTGTACTGAAGCCCGGAACAGCCGCCACCGACGACGGCCACGCGCAGCACACCATTGGCGCGCCCTTGCTTGGTTAAGAGCGATAGCACTTTTTGCGCCGCGCTGGGCGTAACTTTAATCAGCCGTTCATCGCCCGTCCGGTAATTGACCGCTGCCGGGGCGGAACTGGCGCCTGCTGATGATGAAATCATAACCCGGCTAAGTTAGCGGTGGTGGCGCGCCACGTCAACTGGCTGCCGTTTAAATCCAGCAATTCATCATTTGAGGTGCACGGGTTAAAATCGGAGTCAACCTTCATTGCCGAACCACCTGCTGGCATTGTTCGATAAGGGCGGAAAGATTAAATGGCTTCCGCAGGATGGGCACGCCCAAGTCATCAATTTTTGAAGCCGTGTTCGGACTGCCGACATCTCCAGTGATAAAGAAAAAATGAGGGCAAAGACCCGGCTGATGGTGGCGGATCCATTCAAACAGTTGCACTCCGTCCATCACCGGCATGCGCACGTCGCTGATCACAATGTCGAAGGGGTTCTTTTTCAGCCGTTCCACCGCCTGTTGGCCATTAAAGGCCCATTCGACTTCGTACCCGTTCTTGCTCCGCAGAACTTCCTGCACAAAGCCGGTGATATACTCTTCGTCATCCACCACCAGCGCGCGAATTTGACGGGGTGGCGGCAGCGTCGAAGTGGTGGTGAGTGGACGCACCGATTCCACAGATATGGCGTCCGTCACCAGCAGGCTGACACGGAAGATCGTGCCTTTGCCGGGGGCGCTCTGGACGGTAATCTCACCGCCATACTGTTTGATGATACTGAAGCAGACACTCAAGCCCAACCCGGTGCCATGCTGCGGGCCTTTAGTGGTAAAAAAAGGGTCAAAAATACGATTCAGATGTTCAGGTTTTATGCCATGGCCATTATCCGTCACACTCAGCACTGCCTGCCTGCCCACCAACTCGACGCGGATGCCCAACGAACGTTGGTTAACCTGCTCCATGGCATCCAGCGCGTTGATCACCAAATTAACGACGACCTGCTTGATTTGGGAAGGATCGGCCATGACCCAGGGCGGCGACGTCGGATGATCCAGTTCGGGTTCTAGCCCGAGTTCCCGGAAGCGGAATTTAAGAAGCATCAGGGCATCTTGCACCACGGCGGTGAGGTTACAAAGCGAAGCATCCCGGTCGGCGGGTTTGGAC
Proteins encoded:
- a CDS encoding iron-sulfur cluster assembly accessory protein; protein product: MISSSAGASSAPAAVNYRTGDERLIKVTPSAAQKVLSLLTKQGRANGVLRVAVVGGGCSGLQYKMDLQDSPANRDILVESGGIKVVVDPKSALYVTGSELDFVDALQGGGFKVKNPNAATSCSCGESFSA